In Hippoglossus stenolepis isolate QCI-W04-F060 chromosome 20, HSTE1.2, whole genome shotgun sequence, the following are encoded in one genomic region:
- the cipcb gene encoding CLOCK-interacting pacemaker — protein sequence MSTKRKAESHSRAASRPRIMKSGGSRADSERDSGFSDASSEHMSTMDTTDSEDSPRPVVQQGPQASGSRVAVLGGSYSNLSRMIIMNNVLLKPPENNPPALKPWGFSPAVEVVQPVVQQPQVVFLQPVVSHQASPASKETTSRHKRPKKYLPILKSYPKIAPHPGDKSSSSGRGTASLSSPSSSSSSSSYSSSSSTDSKRGNSLTSNHREHCQREKQPRSVCGSVSSSDSIITSLPGVRSTVSSRLQNRLSFPTSESSANSSPARERPSSAISQSEFTTSLSITQTTDSKKQTLPFPRVDAQENIMLEESDLSDNDADTKRKRFCNTYNILNKSGLLDITLRTKELLRQSRHTQNDLDRLKEHTDLFFQALRSGDTSICIKLQASLQEEDREPEGERAAQTSLKAD from the exons ATGAGCACCAAGAGGAAGGCAGAAAGTCACTCGAGGGCAGCGAGCAGACCGCGCATCATGAAGTCCGGAGGCTCCCGTGCTGATTCGGAGAGGGACTCTGGATTCTCAG ATGCAAGCTCAGAGCATATGAGCACTATGGACACCACAGACTCTGAGGATTCGCCCCGCCCTGTTGTGCAGCAGGGACCACAGGCGTCTGGCTCTCGGGTGGCTGTGCTAGGAGGCTCCTACTCCAACCTCTCTCGCATGATCATCATGAACAATGTCCTCCTGAAACCg CCTGAAAACAACCCTCCTGCTCTAAAGCCTTGGGGCTTTAGTCCCGCTGTGGAGGTGGTTCAGCCCGTGGTCCAGCAACCTCAGGTAGTGTTCCTCCAGCCTGTGGTCTCTCATCAAGCTTCCCCTGCCTCTAAAGAGACCACCTCCAGACACAAACGCCCTAAGAAGTATCTTCCAATCCTGAAATCCTACCCCAAGATTGCACCACATCCCGGAGACAAATCCTCTTCCTCAGGGAGAGGAACTGCGTCCTTgtcttcaccttcctcctcctcctcctcttcttcttattcctcttcctcctcaacgGATTCAAAGAGAGGTAACAGTCTGACCTCCAACCACCGTGAACACtgtcaaagagaaaaacagccaAGAAGTGTGTGTGGTAGTGTTAGTAGCTCTGACTCGATCATTACCAGTCTTCCTGGTGTCCGTAGCACCGTGTCTTCCCGTCTCCAGAACCGACTTTCTTTCCCTACATCAGAATCCAGCGCCAACAGTAGTCCTGCCAGGGAGAGGCCTTCCTCAgccatcagccaatcagagtttACCACCTCCCTTtcgatcactcagaccacagaTTCCAAAAAACAGACACTCCCTTTTCCACGGGTGGACGCCCAGGAGAACATTATGCTGGAAGAAAGTGACCTAAGTGACAATGATGCTGATACAAAGAGGAAGCGCTTCTGCAACACCTACAACATTCTAAACAAATCTGGCCTGCTCGACATTACTCTTCGTACCAAGGAGCTCCTCAGGCAGAGCCGACACACCCAGAACGACCTAGACCGGCTGAAGGAACACACAGACCTCTTCTTTCAGGCCCTGCGGAGCGGTGACACTAGCATCTGTATTAAGCTGCAGGCCAGCCttcaggaggaggacagagagccagagggggagagagctgCTCAGACCAGCTTAAAGGCAGATTAA